In Coccidioides posadasii str. Silveira chromosome 4, complete sequence, one genomic interval encodes:
- a CDS encoding uncharacterized protein (EggNog:ENOG410PKSA) produces the protein MEEDELTWLRRLYEEEKRLREEEQRRREAAESNALEAQLRREAAEELARGAQPQTVEQYLEACHSLQLSIQIVTNPALTTQGEPTNPSNRLFPRRIIPWGEDFAMQQEAIWNQLKGSSLFSSQPLFPSQHSLQFVKSYLRPLSSENCLRYFERDVVENPVQTLMDEVYKDSTLRDALGLRGTVTFESHTNLEPSPVPPGATKPRRKARGKGNQADQYCVYRDSGGGHIPVFAIEYKAPHKLRLDELVTGLESEIQPERDVINKNGGNFAFAAKCLAAAIVTQLFSYMIGKGIQYGYVCTGEAFVFLHIPNDDPTIVYFSLCVPSLDVMDDDQTRLHRTAAAQAFAFAIQALSVDPPPASWHDRTTTLDVWPVEYDDVLRDIPETVRKEPRATPYKPQRWKGFKRSPIQTRSRCKPLDSDMVADDDSSSSEEGPPSPSPKHSYRSGRRQALMSPGTRSDKKPNSSRRGQQPVQQRVINNRPFCTQKCLLGLANGGPVDETCPNFEHHGPEHISQQEFQQLIREQLAKDRGPDADCVPLYISGALGSLFKVCLSSHSYTMVAKGMESFDLDRLQHENKIYNRLRSIQGKYVPVCLGMVDLILPYYYDCGVFSHFLFLSWGGQPLAHCMNLLNKQNVTDTVTAAYKEMHKLGVLHCDAAPRNVLHDKHTGTVMIVDFERSELDSREALGPISPNAGNRKRKRVISRQGEDAFARELSSIVTALSRMEK, from the coding sequence atggaggaagatgagCTTACTTGGCTTCGCCGCCTTTATGAGGAAGAGAAGCGGCTCCGCGAGGAGGAACAACGCCGTCGAGAAGCAGCCGAGAGCAATGCATTGGAAGCACAGCTCCGTCGAGAAGCAGCCGAGGAGCTTGCACGGGGGGCCCAGCCGCAAACTGTTGAGCAATACCTCGAAGCCTGCCATTCACTCCAGCTCTCGATCCAGATAGTTACCAACCCCGCCCTGACCACACAAGGGGAGCCTACCAACCCGAGCAATAGGCTCTTCCCTCGACGGATCATTCCATGGGGTGAGGATTTTGCAATGCAACAGGAGGCAATCTGGAACCAGCTAAAAGGCAGCAGCTTGTTCTCTTCGCAGCCTCTTTTTCCATCTCAACATAGCTTGCAGTTTGTAAAGTCTTATCTGAGGCCGCTCAGCAGTGAGAACTGCCTCCGTTATTTTGAACGTGACGTAGTTGAGAACCCGGTACAAACTCTGATGGATGAGGTATACAAAGATTCCACGCTTCGGGATGCCCTGGGCCTCCGAGGAACAGTGACATTTGAGAGCCATACTAACCTCGAGCCGTCACCTGTTCCCCCCGGGGCCACCAAACCCCGGCGCAAGGCAAGGGGAAAAGGCAATCAAGCTGACCAGTACTGCGTCTATAGAGACTCTGGTGGAGGTCATATCCCGGTATTTGCGATCGAGTACAAAGCACCGCACAAGCTGCGTCTCGATGAGCTTGTCACAGGGCTCGAGTCCGAAATCCAACCAGAGCGCGATGTGATCAACAAGAATGGCGGAAACTTTGCATTTGCAGCCAAGTGCCTCGCTGCTGCGATTGTTACTCAGCTCTTCTCTTACATGATTGGCAAGGGTATCCAGTACGGTTATGTGTGCACAGGAGAAGCTTTTGTCTTCCTGCATATTCCCAATGATGACCCGACAATCGTTTATTTTTCACTGTGTGTCCCGAGCCTAGATGTCATGGACGATGACCAAACAAGGCTCCATCGCACGGCTGCCGCACAGGCTTTTGCCTTTGCTATCCAAGCCCTCAGTGTCGACCCGCCCCCAGCTTCATGGCACGATCGGACGACTACCCTGGATGTTTGGCCAGTGGAGTATGACGACGTGCTAAGAGACATTCCCGAGACGGTGCGGAAAGAACCCCGCGCTACTCCATATAAACCACAACGTTGGAAAGGCTTTAAACGCTCTCCGATTCAGACCCGGAGTCGGTGCAAGCCTTTGGACAGTGACATGGTGGCCGATGatgacagcagcagcagcgaaGAAGGCCCGCCCTCTCCCAGCCCAAAGCACTCCTACCGTTCTGGTAGACGCCAGGCCTTGATGTCCCCAGGGACAAGATCTGACAAAAAGCCCAACAGTTCTCGAAGAGGTCAGCAACCAGTGCAACAGCGAGTGATAAACAATCGACCATTTTGCACCCAGAAGTGCTTACTGGGGCTAGCAAATGGTGGTCCAGTGGATGAAACATGTCCTAACTTCGAGCATCATGGGCCAGAGCACATCAGCCAGCAGGAATTTCAGCAACTTATCCGCGAACAACTTGCCAAAGACCGGGGCCCCGATGCGGACTGCGTCCCGCTCTACATATCTGGGGCGCTCGGGTCTCTTTTTAAGGTGTGCCTGTCATCTCACAGCTATACCATGGTAGCCAAAGGCATGGAGAGCTTTGATCTTGACAGACTCCAGCATGAGAACAAGATCTACAATCGCCTCCGATCTATCCAGGGCAAGTACGTCCCTGTATGCCTCGGAATGGTAGATCTAATTCTACCATACTACTATGACTGTGGTGTCTTTAGTCACTTTTTATTTCTCAGCTGGGGTGGTCAGCCATTAGCTCATTGCATGAACCTACTGAACAAGCAAAATGTCACTGACACTGTGACCGCAGCTTACAAAGAGATGCACAAGCTTGGTGTTCTTCACTGTGACGCGGCACCACGCAATGTACTCCACGACAAACATACTGGAACTGTCATGATTGTGGATTTTGAACGCTCCGAACTCGATTCTCGGGAGGCCTTAGGGCCGATAAGCCCGAACGCTGGTAACCGAAAGAGGAAGCGTGTGATATCAAGGCAGGGAGAAGATGCTTTTGCGCGAGAGTTAAGTTCTATTGTGACGGCTCTTTCGCGAATGGAAAAGTAG
- the LCB2 gene encoding serine palmitoyltransferase component (EggNog:ENOG410PG3U~COG:O~TransMembrane:1 (o146-165i)~BUSCO:3081at33183) — MPRRPTSSLVDISSNSSSSASTAPEKLSTTKPTNPSRNRFSQLLLSGPKPKSEAVSTSGGGSHPRNGPAAVNGSSRLPTISLSTADAPSMDSSATTTLFQPPSPHEAHRIAKQHAQFGPLGHPTHRYTSRHQGGAFPDPIMDEPPYFYLLTTYISYLILIAFGHVRDFFGKRFKEKDYRHLKPQNGYGALNSDFDNFYVRRLKLRINDCFERPVTGVPGRYITLIDRVSDDQNRHFRFTGTTTDTLNMSSYNYLGFAQSEGPCADAVEQTIRKYGISSVGTRVDAGTQDLHVEVEDLVARFVGKEASMVFSMGFGTNASIFPALVSKGCLIISDELNHASIRYGARLSGASIEMFKHNDVNALEKKLREVISQGQPRTHRPWKKILLVVEGLYSMEGSMCNLPGILALKKKYKFNLFIDEAHSVGAIGPRGRGICDYFGIDTKEVDILMGTLTKSFGANGGYIAADKVVIDKLRASNAAVFFGEAPTPPILAQISTSLRIITGELVPGQGEERLQRLAFNSRYLRLGLKRLGFIVYGNDDSPIIPLLLFNPAKMPAFSHEMLKRKISVVVVGYPATPLVSSRARFCVSAAHTKDDLDRLLSACDEIGNVLQLKFSSGVAGGALPPPDGVSPEMENDWYRQQTTAGKITPPRWRYEDVVRRGVQDVKQPLR, encoded by the coding sequence ATGCCTCGTCGACCTACGAGCTCCCTCGTCGACATCTCCTCAAACTCCTCGTCCTCTGCTTCCACCGCGCCTGAGAAACTCTCGACGACGAAACCTACAAATCCAAGTCGCAACCGCTTCAGCCAATTGCTCCTCAGTGGCCCCAAGCCCAAGTCGGAAGCCGTCTCGACCTCTGGTGGTGGCTCACATCCACGCAACGGTCCTGCTGCTGTGAACGGCTCCTCTCGTCTGCCCACCATCTCCCTTTCCACCGCAGACGCGCCCAGCATGGACTCCTCCGCGACCACCACTCTCTTCCAGCCGCCCTCCCCCCACGAGGCGCACCGCATCGCAAAGCAACATGCCCAGTTCGGGCCCCTCGGTCATCCTACCCACCGCTACACCTCCCGTCACCAGGGCGGCGCCTTTCCGGACCCGATCATGGACGAACCCCCGTATTTTTACTTGCTTACCACCTATATCAGTTACTTAATCCTAATAGCGTTTGGCCATGTCCGCGATTTTTTCGGGAAGCGGTTCAAGGAGAAGGACTACCGCCATCTGAAACCCCAGAACGGTTACGGCGCCCTGAACAGTGATTTCGACAACTTCTACGTTCGTCGCCTGAAGCTTCGCATCAACGACTGCTTCGAGCGCCCCGTCACGGGCGTTCCCGGACGATATATCACCCTGATCGACCGTGTCAGCGATGACCAGAATCGCCATTTCCGCTTCACCGGCACGACCACGGACACCCTGAACATGAGCTCCTACAACTACCTCGGGTTCGCCCAGTCTGAAGGCCCCTGCGCGGATGCCGTTGAGCAGACCATCCGCAAATACGGCATCAGCTCCGTCGGCACCAGAGTCGACGCCGGCACTCAGGATCTCCACGTCGAAGTCGAAGACCTGGTCGCCAGATTCGTGGGCAAGGAAGCGTCCATGGTCTTCTCCATGGGATTCGGCACTAACGCCAGTATCTTCCCGGCCCTGGTGTCCAAGGGATGCTTGATCATCTCGGATGAGCTAAACCACGCGTCTATCCGCTACGGTGCAAGGTTGTCCGGGGCTTCTATCGAGATGTTCAAGCACAACGACGTCAACGCTTTGGAGAAAAAACTGCGTGAAGTGATCTCCCAGGGCCAGCCACGCACCCACCGCCCGTGGAAGAAGATCCTGCTGGTCGTCGAGGGGCTCTATTCGATGGAGGGTTCAATGTGCAACCTTCCGGGAATCCTTGCCTTGAAGAAAAAGTACAAGTTCAACCTGTTCATCGATGAAGCCCACTCCGTCGGAGCCATTGGACCACGGGGAAGAGGAATCTGTGACTATTTCGGCATTGACACAAAGGAGGTCGACATCCTGATGGGTACCCTTACAAAGTCGTTTGGTGCGAACGGTGGCTACATCGCTGCGGACAAGGTCGTCATCGACAAACTGCGCGCATCAAACGCTGCGGTGTTCTTCGGAGAAGCACCAACGCCGCCAATATTGGCTCAGATCTCTACGTCTCTAAGGATCATCACCGGAGAGCTTGTTCCCGGCcaaggagaagagagactgcAGAGATTGGCGTTCAATTCACGGTACCTGCGCCTGGGCCTGAAGCGTCTTGGCTTCATCGTCTATGGAAACGATGACTCACCGATCATCCctcttctgctcttcaacCCCGCCAAGATGCCGGCCTTTTCACACGAGATGTTGAAGAGGAAGATATCGGTCGTCGTCGTCGGTTACCCCGCCACTCCCCTCGTGTCATCTCGAGCTCGATTTTGTGTCTCCGCCGCACATACGAAAGACGATCTCGACCGTTTACTGTCGGCGTGTGACGAAATTGGAAATGTGTTACAGCTCAAGTTCTCGAGTGGTGTCGCTGGTGGTGCCCTACCTCCTCCAGACGGAGTAAGCCCAGAGATGGAGAATGACTGGTATCGTCAGCAAACCACCGCGGGCAAAATCACTCCTCCGAGATGGCGTTACGAAGACGTTGTTCGTCGGGGGGTCCAAGACGTCAAGCAGCCTCTAAGATAA